A genomic window from Brassica oleracea var. oleracea cultivar TO1000 chromosome C8, BOL, whole genome shotgun sequence includes:
- the LOC106311107 gene encoding late embryogenesis abundant protein 1-like, whose product MKPIQSIKANRTNSFIHLNLLYKFCFFGSSTMSQQAFNAGQTKGQAREKAEQWTESAKQTAQSARDKTAEVAQSAHDKAIDVTHSAQNKSADKSHSTRESAQHGQEQTTGFLGQTGESVKNMAQGALDGVKNSLGMNEKK is encoded by the exons ATGAAACCAATTCAATCAATCAAGGCTAATAGAACGAACTCTTTCATACACTTGAATCTTCTTTATAAATTTTGCTTCTTTGGATCATCAACCATGTCACAGCAAGCATTCAATGCTGGCCAAACCAAGGGCCAAGCTCGC GAGAAGGCCGAGCAGTGGACTGAGTCTGCCAAGCAGACTGCACAATCAGCACGTGATAAGACTGCAGAGGTGGCACAATCAGCACATGACAAGGCAATTGATGTTACACATTCAGCACAAAACAAGTCTGCTGATAAATCTCATTCCACCAGAGAATCCGCCCAACATGGCCAAGAACAAACCACCGGTTTTCTCGGCCAG ACAGGAGAATCTGTGAAGAACATGGCTCAAGGTGCTTTAGATGGTGTTAAGAACAGTCTTGGCATGAATGAGAAGAAATGA